The segment GTGTCCCGAGAGGCCGCGGGTCATCGCAGCCGCAGTACGGACGCTGTCGGTGAGGGCAGTCGCAGCGGGTGAATCGGTTCAGTCTTGACGAACCGGCCTCGCCCGATCTTGACTGCCAGGGTCCCACCCGCCAGGGCCCCCACCAGGGGTATTGGCCCACTCACCGAAGGTCACCAACATGACGGTTGATGTCTCCGCCGCCACTGAAGTCGGGCAGTTCCTGCTCGGCGACTCCTTTGCTTGCCTGGCCGGCCGTTCAGCATGGCGCCAGGGTGGCATCACCCATCGCCATTACACCTGGTTCGGCGATGACACCGCGGCTGAGCAGATGGCGGCGGATCTGGAGTCCTATGTGGCGTCGGTGGACTGGGCCGCGAAACCCTTCACGAGCTTCGTGGCGACCTTCTCGGGCCCGCTGAACGTGTCGGAGATCGAGTTCGAGCAGCTGCTGTGGCGGCAGCTCCAGGCGGTGCACGACCACGACAGCCGTAAGCACTCCTGGGCCGAGGGCTATGACCCCGACCCGTCGTCGGGCGCCTTCGCGTACAGCGTCGCCGGGCACCCGTTCTTCGTGATCGGGCTGCACGAAACGCACAGCCGCGTCGGCCGCCGCCCGCCGTTCCCGATGCTCGCGTTCAACTCTCACCACCAGTTCGACCGGATAAAGGCCGCCGGGCTCTGGGACCGGCTGGCCGAGAAGATCCGCAAGCAGGACATCGAGCTTCAGGGCACCATCAATCCCAATCTCCTGGAGTACGAGAAGCTCTCCGAGGCCCGGCGCTACTCGGGCCGCCCCAAGCCGGCCGACTGGGCCTGCCCCTTCTCCGCCCGGGGCTGAGCCCCGTCGCCCTCAGCCGGGAGCGGCGCGGCTGAGGCGGGTATCCGCCGCCCGCCCGGTCCTTGGCACCGGGCGGGCGGTGCCGCGAAGACGGGCCGCA is part of the Streptomyces platensis genome and harbors:
- the gntA gene encoding guanitoxin biosynthesis heme-dependent pre-guanitoxin N-hydroxylase GntA gives rise to the protein MTVDVSAATEVGQFLLGDSFACLAGRSAWRQGGITHRHYTWFGDDTAAEQMAADLESYVASVDWAAKPFTSFVATFSGPLNVSEIEFEQLLWRQLQAVHDHDSRKHSWAEGYDPDPSSGAFAYSVAGHPFFVIGLHETHSRVGRRPPFPMLAFNSHHQFDRIKAAGLWDRLAEKIRKQDIELQGTINPNLLEYEKLSEARRYSGRPKPADWACPFSARG